The Vibrio nitrifigilis genome window below encodes:
- a CDS encoding glycosyltransferase, translating into MVCYLIPYFNCYDDLILTLRSLEDDSADVVIVDDGSTVSLASQLDVTQFKSNIQVLELEKNQGIEGALNRGLEFIYQQGYRYIARIDCGDLSLPGRIEAQVAVMESDDEIVLCGGWADYVNEEYEFLFTNKVPTDDSSIRKHMFLNNMFIHPAVMMRADAIKQIDGYPTNRKAAEDYAVFFKLMQLGKVKNLPQSLIRYVVSSTSISSQKRNLQVKNRILVIWDNKACSLHFAYGLVRSCLLLAFPRTVTMKLRSLLR; encoded by the coding sequence ATGGTTTGCTATCTCATTCCTTATTTCAACTGCTATGACGATTTGATTTTGACCTTACGCTCACTAGAGGATGACTCAGCTGACGTAGTGATCGTCGATGATGGCAGTACAGTTTCCTTAGCGTCTCAACTTGATGTCACTCAATTTAAGTCGAATATTCAGGTGCTTGAATTAGAAAAAAACCAAGGTATTGAAGGGGCTCTAAATCGAGGGCTGGAATTTATTTATCAGCAAGGTTATCGCTATATTGCTCGCATTGATTGTGGAGACTTATCACTTCCTGGCCGTATAGAAGCTCAGGTTGCGGTTATGGAATCGGATGACGAGATCGTTTTATGCGGCGGTTGGGCAGATTACGTGAATGAAGAATATGAATTTCTGTTTACCAATAAAGTGCCAACAGACGATAGCAGCATCAGAAAACATATGTTTTTAAATAATATGTTTATCCATCCTGCAGTCATGATGCGTGCAGATGCCATCAAGCAGATTGACGGCTATCCGACGAATCGTAAAGCCGCAGAAGACTACGCTGTTTTCTTTAAGTTAATGCAACTGGGTAAAGTGAAAAATCTTCCGCAATCCTTGATTCGTTATGTAGTGTCATCGACCAGTATTTCTTCGCAAAAGAGAAATTTGCAGGTCAAAAACCGAATTCTGGTGATTTGGGATAATAAAGCCTGCTCTCTGCATTTTGCTTATGGGTTGGTACGCTCATGCCTATTACTGGCATTTCCTCGTACAGTGACGATGAAACTGCGCTCGTTATTAAGGTAG
- a CDS encoding acyltransferase — translation MDKLLVGLSVLIANVKANLVKVAYLGQVKSDAIVRTPYFPSVRVRRGGVIVCTGVKFRRRCTIFADGGEVKIGRGAFLNNDCSINSNQSIVIGENTLFGEGVKIYDHNHRVVDGVVSHNEFDSAPVHIGRDCWIGSNVVILPGVTICDRTIIGAGSVIAKSITEPGTYVTENIRLRKLS, via the coding sequence GTGGATAAATTATTAGTTGGTCTCTCAGTATTAATCGCTAACGTCAAAGCGAACTTGGTGAAAGTGGCTTACTTAGGGCAGGTTAAATCTGATGCCATTGTGCGAACGCCTTATTTTCCATCAGTTCGAGTTCGACGCGGTGGTGTCATTGTTTGTACTGGAGTCAAATTCCGTCGTCGCTGCACCATTTTTGCTGATGGCGGCGAAGTCAAAATTGGTCGTGGCGCGTTTCTCAATAATGATTGCTCGATAAATAGCAACCAATCGATTGTGATTGGTGAAAATACGTTATTTGGGGAAGGGGTGAAAATTTATGACCACAACCATCGTGTTGTTGATGGGGTTGTGAGTCATAACGAATTTGATTCTGCGCCAGTTCATATTGGTCGTGACTGTTGGATCGGCTCAAATGTAGTGATTTTACCTGGGGTAACGATTTGTGACCGAACCATTATCGGTGCTGGTTCAGTCATTGCTAAAAGCATTACCGAACCAGGAACGTACGTAACAGAGAACATTCGCTTAAGGAAACTGAGCTAA
- a CDS encoding acyltransferase family protein — protein MVRDPRIDIFRGFLILLVVLGHVKHIPIALHHAIYAFHMPAFFILAGYLFNLHKGGSAYETIAKKFNRLIIPAWVFGLICGLPFVAITLLHFNTDAVINFLTRLYGTLTGYPSWDTTFNCTPLWFLYALFIIEVIAILCKKLNENTFIITLMVLGVIGVLVSYQTDVVTPFNLLIGLSCLIYFTLGFFIKRISHSISKSWLFITPVVYCITYYVFVIHAKGDVISLAENNFGPANDFVWNIVLSLSGTGFALVISTLFAKNEMLSRGFSWLGVNTIPIIAFDYYVNDVFVKTFAITGISIPNAWLFIFPLKLAILVGIVWAVTRITWLNDIQSGKVQIFNKKTMSEQL, from the coding sequence ATGGTTAGGGATCCTAGAATTGATATATTTCGTGGTTTTTTGATTTTGCTCGTTGTATTGGGACATGTAAAACATATCCCAATAGCCTTACATCACGCTATATATGCTTTTCATATGCCAGCGTTTTTTATTCTGGCAGGCTACTTATTTAATTTACATAAAGGTGGCAGTGCTTATGAGACTATTGCCAAGAAATTTAACCGCTTAATTATACCTGCTTGGGTGTTTGGTCTTATTTGTGGTTTACCGTTTGTTGCTATCACTTTGTTGCACTTTAATACCGATGCGGTCATTAATTTCTTAACAAGACTTTATGGCACATTAACGGGTTATCCTTCTTGGGATACAACATTTAACTGTACGCCATTATGGTTCCTGTATGCGCTATTTATTATCGAAGTGATAGCCATTTTATGTAAAAAACTTAATGAAAATACATTTATTATTACCTTAATGGTATTAGGTGTTATCGGTGTATTGGTCAGTTATCAAACGGACGTGGTTACGCCATTTAACCTACTTATAGGATTATCTTGTTTAATCTATTTCACACTTGGTTTTTTCATTAAAAGAATCAGTCATTCAATATCTAAATCATGGTTGTTTATTACTCCGGTGGTGTATTGCATCACTTATTATGTTTTTGTTATTCATGCAAAAGGTGATGTCATTAGCTTGGCTGAAAATAATTTTGGTCCAGCGAACGATTTTGTCTGGAATATAGTGTTGTCCTTGAGTGGAACTGGGTTCGCATTAGTCATTTCTACACTATTTGCCAAGAATGAAATGTTATCCAGAGGGTTTTCTTGGCTAGGTGTTAATACCATTCCAATTATTGCCTTTGATTATTATGTAAACGATGTTTTTGTGAAAACTTTCGCTATAACAGGCATATCAATTCCTAACGCGTGGTTATTTATATTCCCGCTTAAATTGGCCATTTTGGTCGGCATTGTATGGGCTGTAACGCGTATTACTTGGTTAAACGATATTCAAAGTGGGAAAGTACAGATTTTTAATAAAAAGACTATGTCGGAGCAATTGTAG
- a CDS encoding glycosyltransferase produces the protein MKIVHVIESSATGTLSIVTMAAQYQADKHDVTVIFSRRPDTPPNIETLFPSNVTLVEVGMSPKHFPWSLLALRSELKKIQPDVIHCHSSFGGFVGRLSSVFMRSRVFYSPHCISFMRKDISPLKNFLFKAFESVACLRPATYIACSESERSAIKNALSFVDVALLENAVDLSEFKALPNPHNAPGKKTVLTVGGIRPQKGFMEFAKIARECAELDLHFVWIGDGAVQDREVLEQAGVEVTGWKSRQEVIALLNDADLYLSTSLWEGMPVSVIEASAAGLPLLLRDCAGNSDIVVDKRGGCLFTQTSEAIELLSQFIADPDKFRQATLPDRKAVFQRFSVERFARHLEEIYQI, from the coding sequence ATGAAAATAGTACATGTCATTGAATCATCGGCGACTGGCACCTTATCTATAGTGACAATGGCCGCGCAATATCAAGCGGACAAACATGATGTCACGGTGATTTTTTCACGCCGTCCGGATACGCCGCCGAATATCGAAACGTTATTTCCAAGTAATGTCACTTTGGTTGAAGTGGGGATGAGTCCCAAACATTTCCCTTGGTCTCTTTTGGCGTTGCGTAGTGAGCTTAAAAAAATTCAGCCTGATGTCATCCACTGTCACTCTTCTTTCGGTGGGTTTGTGGGGCGTCTAAGCTCGGTGTTTATGCGCAGCAGAGTCTTTTATAGCCCTCACTGTATTTCATTCATGCGTAAAGACATCAGCCCACTTAAAAACTTTTTATTTAAAGCATTTGAATCGGTTGCGTGTTTGAGGCCTGCAACCTATATCGCTTGCTCAGAGAGCGAACGCTCAGCCATTAAAAATGCATTGTCCTTTGTTGATGTGGCATTGCTAGAAAATGCAGTGGATTTATCAGAGTTTAAAGCGTTGCCAAATCCACATAATGCTCCAGGCAAAAAGACTGTATTGACGGTCGGAGGTATTCGTCCGCAAAAGGGCTTTATGGAATTTGCCAAGATTGCTCGTGAGTGCGCGGAGCTTGATTTGCACTTTGTTTGGATTGGCGATGGTGCTGTGCAAGATAGGGAGGTACTTGAACAGGCAGGTGTCGAAGTGACGGGGTGGAAAAGTCGCCAAGAAGTGATCGCGTTATTAAATGATGCCGATCTTTACCTCTCTACATCGCTTTGGGAAGGCATGCCAGTCTCTGTGATTGAAGCAAGTGCAGCAGGCCTTCCGTTATTACTTCGAGACTGCGCAGGCAATAGCGATATTGTTGTCGATAAGCGCGGCGGATGTCTATTTACTCAAACCTCAGAGGCAATCGAGTTGTTGTCTCAGTTTATTGCAGATCCAGATAAGTTTCGTCAAGCGACTCTCCCAGATAGAAAAGCCGTATTTCAGCGATTTTCTGTGGAGCGCTTTGCTCGTCATCTGGAAGAAATTTATCAAATTTAA
- the kdsA gene encoding 3-deoxy-8-phosphooctulonate synthase, which yields MFLIAGPCVIESEQLVMDVAGKMKEITSELGIDYIFKSSFDKANRSSTGSYRGPGIEKGLEILANVKKELGLRVLTDVHEDTPIDEVASVVDVLQTPAFLVRQTNFIQKVAAAGKPVNIKKGQFQAPWDMEQVVKKCHEVGNKDIWLCDRGTSFGYNTLISDMRGLSVMRQTGCKVVFDATHSVQQPGGLGATSGGQREMVPVLARSAVAAGVDGLFMETHPNPEVALSDGPNMLPLAVMKEMLETLVELDQVVHKRPYLESKLS from the coding sequence ATGTTTTTAATCGCAGGACCTTGTGTCATTGAATCAGAGCAACTTGTCATGGATGTCGCAGGCAAGATGAAAGAAATTACCTCAGAGTTGGGGATCGATTACATTTTTAAATCAAGCTTTGATAAAGCAAACCGCAGTTCGACAGGCAGTTACCGTGGCCCTGGTATTGAAAAAGGCCTGGAAATTTTAGCCAACGTGAAAAAAGAGTTGGGCTTAAGAGTGCTGACTGATGTTCATGAAGATACACCAATCGATGAAGTGGCATCGGTAGTGGATGTGCTGCAAACCCCAGCGTTTTTGGTACGTCAAACTAACTTCATTCAAAAAGTCGCGGCGGCAGGTAAACCTGTCAATATTAAAAAGGGCCAGTTTCAAGCCCCATGGGATATGGAGCAGGTGGTGAAAAAATGCCATGAAGTAGGCAACAAAGATATTTGGCTTTGTGACCGTGGTACTTCATTTGGCTATAACACGCTTATCTCTGATATGCGTGGGTTGTCTGTGATGCGTCAAACCGGTTGTAAAGTGGTATTTGATGCCACTCACTCAGTGCAGCAGCCGGGTGGGTTAGGTGCAACCTCTGGTGGCCAACGTGAAATGGTGCCGGTATTGGCTCGCTCAGCGGTAGCTGCTGGGGTTGATGGCTTGTTTATGGAAACTCACCCAAATCCGGAAGTCGCGTTGAGTGATGGTCCTAATATGCTGCCTTTAGCGGTAATGAAAGAGATGTTGGAAACCCTAGTAGAGCTAGATCAGGTGGTACACAAACGCCCATACCTTGAAAGCAAACTTTCATAA
- the kdsB gene encoding 3-deoxy-manno-octulosonate cytidylyltransferase encodes MAFENIKIVIPSRYGSSRLPGKPLMPLCEKPMFWHVVNQAVTAGFSIQDIVVATDDQRIMDAAQQYIIPAVLTDKNHASGTDRLYEVCEKLGWGDDTLVINVQGDEPMIPPALITTLANFATQSPQFDICTVMSPILSVADLHNPNVVKVAEGEGQRAVYFSRSPIPFDRESKDSLASVCRHIGIYAYRVERLRQFCSFPESSLEKIEKLEQLRALSHGMSIGVVRYNEAPPHGIDTQEDYDDVKHIMENS; translated from the coding sequence ATGGCATTTGAAAACATCAAAATCGTGATCCCATCTCGTTATGGGTCGTCCCGTTTACCCGGGAAACCTTTGATGCCGTTGTGTGAAAAACCCATGTTTTGGCATGTAGTCAATCAGGCTGTTACTGCGGGTTTTTCAATACAAGACATTGTTGTCGCCACCGATGACCAACGTATTATGGATGCTGCTCAGCAGTATATTATTCCTGCGGTATTAACCGATAAAAATCACGCCAGTGGTACTGATAGGCTATACGAAGTGTGTGAAAAATTGGGTTGGGGCGACGATACTCTGGTCATTAACGTGCAAGGGGATGAGCCTATGATTCCTCCCGCGCTGATCACCACCTTGGCCAATTTTGCGACTCAGTCTCCCCAGTTTGATATTTGCACGGTTATGAGTCCTATTTTGTCCGTTGCTGATTTACATAACCCGAATGTGGTTAAAGTGGCGGAAGGGGAAGGGCAGCGAGCGGTCTATTTTTCACGTTCACCGATCCCTTTTGATCGCGAATCGAAAGACTCGCTAGCCAGTGTTTGTCGTCATATTGGTATCTATGCATACCGAGTTGAGCGCTTACGTCAATTCTGTTCATTTCCTGAATCATCACTAGAAAAAATCGAGAAGCTAGAGCAGCTTCGCGCGTTGAGTCATGGGATGTCTATTGGGGTTGTACGTTATAACGAAGCGCCTCCTCACGGTATTGATACCCAAGAGGATTATGACGATGTTAAACACATAATGGAAAACAGCTAA
- a CDS encoding KpsF/GutQ family sugar-phosphate isomerase: MSILQHAKKVIDIEIAGLTQISNQLDDHFEQAIQAILKTQGRTIICGMGKSGIIGKKIAASFASTGTPSFFMHPGEAFHGDLGMVQPEDVFIAISNSGETEEVLKLLPFLRDNGNYVIAITGKPKSTLATAAHCHLNIAVPQEACPYQLAPTSSTTATLVMGDALTITLMELRDFQPENFARFHPGGSLGRRLLSKVRDDMATDSQPIVRMSSELPEIINVISHGCLGLAVVVDDANKVKGIVTDGDLRRSMQKYGQDAFSVCAKSIYSENPVCISPDASVGKAYELMESKRISALLVLEDDELVGVLKK; the protein is encoded by the coding sequence ATGTCAATTTTACAGCACGCGAAAAAAGTCATTGATATTGAAATTGCTGGTTTAACGCAGATTTCTAATCAATTAGACGACCATTTCGAACAGGCGATTCAAGCCATTCTGAAAACGCAGGGGCGTACCATTATTTGTGGTATGGGGAAGTCGGGCATTATTGGTAAAAAAATAGCCGCCTCATTTGCTAGTACCGGAACACCAAGCTTTTTCATGCACCCAGGAGAAGCGTTTCATGGTGATCTCGGCATGGTACAGCCGGAAGATGTGTTTATTGCGATATCAAATTCAGGTGAAACCGAAGAGGTGTTGAAGCTGCTACCGTTTTTACGCGATAACGGCAATTATGTCATCGCGATAACTGGGAAACCAAAATCAACACTTGCAACTGCTGCGCACTGTCATCTTAATATTGCTGTTCCTCAAGAGGCTTGCCCTTACCAATTAGCGCCAACGAGTTCAACGACGGCAACCTTAGTCATGGGCGATGCTTTAACGATTACCTTGATGGAATTGCGAGACTTTCAACCAGAAAATTTTGCTCGTTTCCACCCTGGAGGCAGTTTAGGGAGAAGGTTGTTGAGCAAAGTACGTGATGATATGGCAACCGACTCTCAGCCAATTGTACGAATGAGCAGTGAACTGCCGGAAATTATTAACGTGATTTCGCATGGTTGCTTAGGTTTGGCTGTGGTGGTCGATGATGCCAATAAGGTGAAAGGGATTGTCACTGATGGGGATTTACGTCGTTCCATGCAAAAGTATGGTCAAGATGCTTTCAGTGTGTGTGCCAAATCTATCTACAGTGAGAATCCTGTTTGTATTTCACCAGACGCATCGGTCGGTAAGGCTTATGAGTTAATGGAATCCAAGCGTATCAGCGCATTATTGGTGCTAGAAGATGATGAATTAGTCGGTGTGCTGAAAAAGTAA